A part of Vespa crabro chromosome 20, iyVesCrab1.2, whole genome shotgun sequence genomic DNA contains:
- the LOC124431198 gene encoding autism susceptibility gene 2 protein isoform X7, whose product MSAIKLAGKNNVKKLHTLLSIVDEKPKLDTGQNNRHNEHHIKNHFKHNHYTHNSILTPSTLNQGLDAGTSDDSGRASEQLHGPGIPRDCQDADSSRDHLSDASSHCSSGKGYICDSEGEDDKGSDAESILFESSTPPPLARKYELPSSSPHVLPPANGAGGSPPDTGGQISNPATDAPAPIPPPVPASAPVPTAPSPPSPTLPPHISQPPMTSPLAANPRAIAPQQRPASPALPPPSLSQQPHTTIPALHPPNVPLVSSSHTTSPAVANLGVAPAAPSNGAATTSYPPPIPMAAYPQTQPSYPPLYTPYTALNHSPYLPPAVPSPSHSASSRTDVRGSRASPCTNISKQTIGNNITSHNNTPLSAATTTCVSTITNTVTTANTIAHRDMVACSLSGRNNNNNSPRGHSPSRERDSYSSNVSSLSRGSITPVSVPNTSSPANSSLPAYTKPQGWIGSSTTSQLSPATATSVPRPTPPPVPPLGIHTFPPPMFAAPLPPPVSSSSPHTSLPSLPPPTTNPNPFSAESLFQTRVTHVAGQADLLRRELDNRFLASQDRNVSVGVGNLGPPPYLRTEMHHHQHQHTHVHQHTTPLLPPAAATTLFPPPIFKDIPKLGGVESPFFRGNLNLSGYSGFNTGILHPGIGPPSTPFVPPNHLTSFAPKVKKKSGKWNAMHVRIAWEIYHYQQKQQAEAKAGSVVNTKTELLRPPSHLYPGGPASGLGITAPPMAPPFPTNMPPAHPAPPPPHPVGFLSTPTSHLGTGMSPFGRYPSTFGTPNPNFPGLSSFPPAREMPPLSGLSSVHDPWRGLQRASTGFPPTTVSWGLKPEPPTIDRRAELEERERERERERERERERERERERERERVRREREREREEQRERERREREKEEKRKQQEAAERERERRDKERREMERREMERERLLHQNRQHVLVGRERSPLRNGSAPLDAGEVRVKEEPRSKDDEVVMLPRPSGPGPGGTSGTTGPGSNPLSDPRYHHPHPHAYLTRHPHSMPAPHSMPRSMLPGLGAHPMQHFPPPSAPTGQPGGPWPADPFRDYRYDPLQQLRYNPLMAAAAFRAEEEERAKLYAGYPPAPVNTLRGKDPSPGPLSNLHIHHRAGPGPGVPARQLEPALMHADIHKKEDASQSR is encoded by the exons ATG agtGCAATAAAGCTAGCTggtaaaaataatgtaaagaaGTTGCATACGTTGCTGTCAATAGTGGATGAAAAACCAAAGCTGGATACTGGACAAAATAATAGGCACAACGAGCACCATATCAAAAATCATTTCAAGCACAACCACTATACACATAATTCCATATTGACACCATCGACGCTCAATCAG gGTCTAGATGCAGGTACAAGCGACGATAGTGGTAGAGCGTCTGAACAATTGCATGGCCCTGGTATACCTAGGGATTGCCAGGACGCAGACAGTTCCAGGGACCATCTCAGcgat gcTAGCAGTCATTGCAGTTCGGGTAAAGGTTATATC tGTGATAGTGAAGGAGAAGACGATAAG ggCTCGGATGCAGAGTCGATACTCTTTGAATCTTCTACCCCACCACCCCTTGCACGTAAAT acGAGCTGCCATCTTCTTCGCCGCACGTGTTGCCTCCAGCGAACGGAGCAGGCGGATCTCCTCCGGACACGGGTGGACAAATTTCCAATCCTGCAACGGATGCACCGGCGCCTATACCACCTCCAGTGCCAGCATCTGCACCAGTTCCAACCGCACCGAGCCCTCCTAGCCCAACATTACCCCCACACATATCCCAACCACCG ATGACTAGTCCATTGGCAGCCAATCCTCGTGCAATAGCTCCGCAACAACGACCAGCTTCGCCTGCTCTGCCGCCGCCTTCCTTATCCCAGCAACCTCATACTACGATACCTGCATTGCATCCACCTAATGTGCCCCTCGTTTCATCGAGCCATACTACTAGTCCGGCGGTAGCTAATTTAGGTGTTGCTCCAGCGGCACCATCAAACGGTGCTGCTACTACGAGCTATCCACCACCAATACCCATGGCCGCCTATCCTCAAACACAACCGTCGTATCCACCGCTTTATACGCCGTACACAGCTCTAAATCATAGTCCGTATCTCCCACCTGCGGTACCATCTCCTTCCCATTCCGCTTCTTCGCGTACAGATGTG AGAGGAAGTAGAGCCTCCCCTTGTACTAACATAAGTAAGCAGACTATAGGTAATAACATCACGAGTCATAATAATACTCCTCTTAGTGCGGCTACTACAACATGCGTGTCCACCATAACTAATACAGTTACCACGGCGAATACCATTGCTCACAGAGATATGGTGGCCTGTAGTTTGTctggaagaaataataataataattctccgCGTGGACATAGTCCTAGTCGAGAAAGAGACAGTTACAG TAGCAACGTGAGTAGCCTAAGTAGAGGCAGCATCACACCTGTAAGTGTGCCAAACACGTCCTCACCAGCTAATTCTAGTCTACCTGCTTACACCAAACCACAGGGATGGATTGG TAGCAGCACAACCTCGCAGCTCTCTCCAGCAACAGCAACGTCAGTACCAAGGCCAACTCCTCCACCTGTACCACCACTCGGAATTCATACATTTCCACCGCCGATGTTTGCAGCTCCTTTACCACCACCTGTTTCTAGTTCCAGTCCTCATACTTCGCTCCCTTCACTTCCTCCACCTACGACCAATCCCAATCCGTTCTCAGCAGAATCACTTTTTCAAACAA GGGTGACTCACGTTGCAGGTCAGGCAGACCTGTTAAGAAGAGAGCTCGACAATAGATTTTTGGCATCTCAGGATAGAAATGTCAGTGTTGGAGTTGGAAATTTGGGTCCACCGCCTTATCTTAGAACGGAAATGCATCATCATCAGCATCAGCATACGCACGTGCATCAGCATACAACGCCTTTACTTCCACCGGCAGCGGCCACGACGTTATTTCCACCTCCTATC TTCAAAGATATACCAAAACTTGGCGGAGTGGAGTCTCCCTTTTTTCGAGGTAATTTAAACTTGTCTGGATATTCCGGATTCAACACGGGAATACTTCATCCTGGGATTGGTCCTCCTTCGACACCTTTTGTACCTCCCAATCATTTAACATCATTTGCACCAAAGGTAAAAAAG AAGAGCGGAAAATGGAATGCAATGCATGTACGCATCGCATGGGAAATTTATCATTACCAACAAAAGCAACAAGCCGAAGCAAAAGCTGGAAGTGTTGTTAACACGAAAACTGAATTGCTAAGACCCCCAAGCCATCTTTATCCAGGAGGACCCGCAAGTGGTTTGGGAATAACAGCTCCTCCTATGGCACCTCCATTCCCAACTAATATGCCACCTGCTCATCCtgcaccacctccacctcaTCCCGTTGGCTTCCTATCCACGCCAACTTCTCATTTAG GAACTGGAATGTCACCATTTGGAAGATATCCTTCGACGTTTGGAACACCAAATCCAAACTTTCCAGGTCTATCAAGTTTTCCCCCGGCGAGAGAAATGCCACCATTAAGTGGCTTGAGTTCTGTACATGATCCATGGAGAGG ATTGCAACGCGCATCCACTGGTTTTCCACCTACCACTGTGTCATGGGGGTTGAAACCAGAGCCACCAACGATCGACAGACGAGCTGAACTCGAAGAACGTGAACGTGAACGCGAACGTGAACGAGAACGTGAGAGAGAACGTGAACGTGAACGTGAACGTGAACGTGAACGCGTTCGAcgtgagagagaacgagaaagggaggaacaacgtgaaagagaaagacgtgaacgcgaaaaggaagagaagaggaagcagcAGGAAGCTGCAgaacgtgaaagagaaagacgagatAAGGAGCGTCGTGAAATGGAGAGGCgtgagatggaaagagaaagattgcTTCATCAAAATCGACAACACGTGCTTGTAGGAAGAGAACGTTCGCCGTTGAGAAACGGTTCGGCGCCGTTAGACGCCGGAGAGGTTCGTGTTAAGGAAGAACCACGTAGCAAAGACGACGAAGTAGTTATGCTTCCAAGGCCATCAGGTCCTGGTCCAGGTGGTACATCGGGTACAACAGGCCCTGGATCAAATCCATTATCTGATCCAAGATACCATCACCCACATCCACACGCTTATCTAACGAGGCATCCGCACAGTATGCCCGCACCACATTCTATGCCACGAAGTATGCTTCCAGGCTTAGGTGCTCATCCGATGCAACATTTTCCACCACCGTCTGCGCCTACAGGTCAACCAGGTGGTCCTTGGCCGGCGGATCCCTTTAGGGATTACAGATACGATCCTCTTCAACAATTACGTTATAATCCTCTAATGGCTGCTGCTGCCTTTAGagcggaagaagaagaacgggCAAAACTTTACGCAGGATATCCACCGGCTCCAGTAAATACACTTAGAGGCAAAGATCCTAGTCCTGGACCATTAAGCAATTTACATATACACCATAGAGCCGGTCCTGGTCCAGGTGTACCGGCGAGACAACTTGAGCCTGCATTAATGCACGCAGATATTCACAAAAAAGAGGACGCATCGCAATCCCGATGA
- the LOC124431198 gene encoding autism susceptibility gene 2 protein isoform X6, whose product MVIAVHERTNRVYIVKFRRVSAIKLAGKNNVKKLHTLLSIVDEKPKLDTGQNNRHNEHHIKNHFKHNHYTHNSILTPSTLNQGLDAGTSDDSGRASEQLHGPGIPRDCQDADSSRDHLSDASSHCSSGKGYICDSEGEDDKGSDAESILFESSTPPPLARKYELPSSSPHVLPPANGAGGSPPDTGGQISNPATDAPAPIPPPVPASAPVPTAPSPPSPTLPPHISQPPMTSPLAANPRAIAPQQRPASPALPPPSLSQQPHTTIPALHPPNVPLVSSSHTTSPAVANLGVAPAAPSNGAATTSYPPPIPMAAYPQTQPSYPPLYTPYTALNHSPYLPPAVPSPSHSASSRTDVRGSRASPCTNISKQTIGNNITSHNNTPLSAATTTCVSTITNTVTTANTIAHRDMVACSLSGRNNNNNSPRGHSPSRERDSYSSNVSSLSRGSITPVSVPNTSSPANSSLPAYTKPQGWIGSSTTSQLSPATATSVPRPTPPPVPPLGIHTFPPPMFAAPLPPPVSSSSPHTSLPSLPPPTTNPNPFSAESLFQTRVTHVAGQADLLRRELDNRFLASQDRNVSVGVGNLGPPPYLRTEMHHHQHQHTHVHQHTTPLLPPAAATTLFPPPIFKDIPKLGGVESPFFRGNLNLSGYSGFNTGILHPGIGPPSTPFVPPNHLTSFAPKVKKKSGKWNAMHVRIAWEIYHYQQKQQAEAKAGSVVNTKTELLRPPSHLYPGGPASGLGITAPPMAPPFPTNMPPAHPAPPPPHPVGFLSTPTSHLGTGMSPFGRYPSTFGTPNPNFPGLSSFPPAREMPPLSGLSSVHDPWRGLQRASTGFPPTTVSWGLKPEPPTIDRRAELEERERERERERERERERERERERERERVRREREREREEQRERERREREKEEKRKQQEAAERERERRDKERREMERREMERERLLHQNRQHVLVGRERSPLRNGSAPLDAGEVRVKEEPRSKDDEVVMLPRPSGPGPGGTSGTTGPGSNPLSDPRYHHPHPHAYLTRHPHSMPAPHSMPRSMLPGLGAHPMQHFPPPSAPTGQPGGPWPADPFRDYRYDPLQQLRYNPLMAAAAFRAEEEERAKLYAGYPPAPVNTLRGKDPSPGPLSNLHIHHRAGPGPGVPARQLEPALMHADIHKKEDASQSR is encoded by the exons ATGGTGATCGCAGTGCACGAACGCACCAACCGTGTCTATATAGTGAAATTCCGACGCGTG agtGCAATAAAGCTAGCTggtaaaaataatgtaaagaaGTTGCATACGTTGCTGTCAATAGTGGATGAAAAACCAAAGCTGGATACTGGACAAAATAATAGGCACAACGAGCACCATATCAAAAATCATTTCAAGCACAACCACTATACACATAATTCCATATTGACACCATCGACGCTCAATCAG gGTCTAGATGCAGGTACAAGCGACGATAGTGGTAGAGCGTCTGAACAATTGCATGGCCCTGGTATACCTAGGGATTGCCAGGACGCAGACAGTTCCAGGGACCATCTCAGcgat gcTAGCAGTCATTGCAGTTCGGGTAAAGGTTATATC tGTGATAGTGAAGGAGAAGACGATAAG ggCTCGGATGCAGAGTCGATACTCTTTGAATCTTCTACCCCACCACCCCTTGCACGTAAAT acGAGCTGCCATCTTCTTCGCCGCACGTGTTGCCTCCAGCGAACGGAGCAGGCGGATCTCCTCCGGACACGGGTGGACAAATTTCCAATCCTGCAACGGATGCACCGGCGCCTATACCACCTCCAGTGCCAGCATCTGCACCAGTTCCAACCGCACCGAGCCCTCCTAGCCCAACATTACCCCCACACATATCCCAACCACCG ATGACTAGTCCATTGGCAGCCAATCCTCGTGCAATAGCTCCGCAACAACGACCAGCTTCGCCTGCTCTGCCGCCGCCTTCCTTATCCCAGCAACCTCATACTACGATACCTGCATTGCATCCACCTAATGTGCCCCTCGTTTCATCGAGCCATACTACTAGTCCGGCGGTAGCTAATTTAGGTGTTGCTCCAGCGGCACCATCAAACGGTGCTGCTACTACGAGCTATCCACCACCAATACCCATGGCCGCCTATCCTCAAACACAACCGTCGTATCCACCGCTTTATACGCCGTACACAGCTCTAAATCATAGTCCGTATCTCCCACCTGCGGTACCATCTCCTTCCCATTCCGCTTCTTCGCGTACAGATGTG AGAGGAAGTAGAGCCTCCCCTTGTACTAACATAAGTAAGCAGACTATAGGTAATAACATCACGAGTCATAATAATACTCCTCTTAGTGCGGCTACTACAACATGCGTGTCCACCATAACTAATACAGTTACCACGGCGAATACCATTGCTCACAGAGATATGGTGGCCTGTAGTTTGTctggaagaaataataataataattctccgCGTGGACATAGTCCTAGTCGAGAAAGAGACAGTTACAG TAGCAACGTGAGTAGCCTAAGTAGAGGCAGCATCACACCTGTAAGTGTGCCAAACACGTCCTCACCAGCTAATTCTAGTCTACCTGCTTACACCAAACCACAGGGATGGATTGG TAGCAGCACAACCTCGCAGCTCTCTCCAGCAACAGCAACGTCAGTACCAAGGCCAACTCCTCCACCTGTACCACCACTCGGAATTCATACATTTCCACCGCCGATGTTTGCAGCTCCTTTACCACCACCTGTTTCTAGTTCCAGTCCTCATACTTCGCTCCCTTCACTTCCTCCACCTACGACCAATCCCAATCCGTTCTCAGCAGAATCACTTTTTCAAACAA GGGTGACTCACGTTGCAGGTCAGGCAGACCTGTTAAGAAGAGAGCTCGACAATAGATTTTTGGCATCTCAGGATAGAAATGTCAGTGTTGGAGTTGGAAATTTGGGTCCACCGCCTTATCTTAGAACGGAAATGCATCATCATCAGCATCAGCATACGCACGTGCATCAGCATACAACGCCTTTACTTCCACCGGCAGCGGCCACGACGTTATTTCCACCTCCTATC TTCAAAGATATACCAAAACTTGGCGGAGTGGAGTCTCCCTTTTTTCGAGGTAATTTAAACTTGTCTGGATATTCCGGATTCAACACGGGAATACTTCATCCTGGGATTGGTCCTCCTTCGACACCTTTTGTACCTCCCAATCATTTAACATCATTTGCACCAAAGGTAAAAAAG AAGAGCGGAAAATGGAATGCAATGCATGTACGCATCGCATGGGAAATTTATCATTACCAACAAAAGCAACAAGCCGAAGCAAAAGCTGGAAGTGTTGTTAACACGAAAACTGAATTGCTAAGACCCCCAAGCCATCTTTATCCAGGAGGACCCGCAAGTGGTTTGGGAATAACAGCTCCTCCTATGGCACCTCCATTCCCAACTAATATGCCACCTGCTCATCCtgcaccacctccacctcaTCCCGTTGGCTTCCTATCCACGCCAACTTCTCATTTAG GAACTGGAATGTCACCATTTGGAAGATATCCTTCGACGTTTGGAACACCAAATCCAAACTTTCCAGGTCTATCAAGTTTTCCCCCGGCGAGAGAAATGCCACCATTAAGTGGCTTGAGTTCTGTACATGATCCATGGAGAGG ATTGCAACGCGCATCCACTGGTTTTCCACCTACCACTGTGTCATGGGGGTTGAAACCAGAGCCACCAACGATCGACAGACGAGCTGAACTCGAAGAACGTGAACGTGAACGCGAACGTGAACGAGAACGTGAGAGAGAACGTGAACGTGAACGTGAACGTGAACGTGAACGCGTTCGAcgtgagagagaacgagaaagggaggaacaacgtgaaagagaaagacgtgaacgcgaaaaggaagagaagaggaagcagcAGGAAGCTGCAgaacgtgaaagagaaagacgagatAAGGAGCGTCGTGAAATGGAGAGGCgtgagatggaaagagaaagattgcTTCATCAAAATCGACAACACGTGCTTGTAGGAAGAGAACGTTCGCCGTTGAGAAACGGTTCGGCGCCGTTAGACGCCGGAGAGGTTCGTGTTAAGGAAGAACCACGTAGCAAAGACGACGAAGTAGTTATGCTTCCAAGGCCATCAGGTCCTGGTCCAGGTGGTACATCGGGTACAACAGGCCCTGGATCAAATCCATTATCTGATCCAAGATACCATCACCCACATCCACACGCTTATCTAACGAGGCATCCGCACAGTATGCCCGCACCACATTCTATGCCACGAAGTATGCTTCCAGGCTTAGGTGCTCATCCGATGCAACATTTTCCACCACCGTCTGCGCCTACAGGTCAACCAGGTGGTCCTTGGCCGGCGGATCCCTTTAGGGATTACAGATACGATCCTCTTCAACAATTACGTTATAATCCTCTAATGGCTGCTGCTGCCTTTAGagcggaagaagaagaacgggCAAAACTTTACGCAGGATATCCACCGGCTCCAGTAAATACACTTAGAGGCAAAGATCCTAGTCCTGGACCATTAAGCAATTTACATATACACCATAGAGCCGGTCCTGGTCCAGGTGTACCGGCGAGACAACTTGAGCCTGCATTAATGCACGCAGATATTCACAAAAAAGAGGACGCATCGCAATCCCGATGA
- the LOC124431198 gene encoding autism susceptibility gene 2 protein isoform X2, with product MEIEAKQRNQRNRRRERALRMLAQRENLVNAKQQQQQQQQQQQQQQQQQQQQSNQQQNQQQHSHQQQQQQQQQLQQQQNQQSQQQTIRQRPPNDEEDSHSGEDEDNHPAGGGGGGGGGGGGGGGGVGGVGGVGGVGGGVGGVVGGASAGTGTGGPLGLSGLGGLSRNAHSRDGGHSRPPRPPRPPRPRKKSSLAAAAAAAAAATNNQKEPPFEEDIIDGFAILAFRTYEELESAIKLAGKNNVKKLHTLLSIVDEKPKLDTGQNNRHNEHHIKNHFKHNHYTHNSILTPSTLNQGLDAGTSDDSGRASEQLHGPGIPRDCQDADSSRDHLSDASSHCSSGKGYICDSEGEDDKGSDAESILFESSTPPPLARKYELPSSSPHVLPPANGAGGSPPDTGGQISNPATDAPAPIPPPVPASAPVPTAPSPPSPTLPPHISQPPMTSPLAANPRAIAPQQRPASPALPPPSLSQQPHTTIPALHPPNVPLVSSSHTTSPAVANLGVAPAAPSNGAATTSYPPPIPMAAYPQTQPSYPPLYTPYTALNHSPYLPPAVPSPSHSASSRTDVRGSRASPCTNISKQTIGNNITSHNNTPLSAATTTCVSTITNTVTTANTIAHRDMVACSLSGRNNNNNSPRGHSPSRERDSYSNVSSLSRGSITPVSVPNTSSPANSSLPAYTKPQGWIGSSTTSQLSPATATSVPRPTPPPVPPLGIHTFPPPMFAAPLPPPVSSSSPHTSLPSLPPPTTNPNPFSAESLFQTRVTHVAGQADLLRRELDNRFLASQDRNVSVGVGNLGPPPYLRTEMHHHQHQHTHVHQHTTPLLPPAAATTLFPPPIFKDIPKLGGVESPFFRGNLNLSGYSGFNTGILHPGIGPPSTPFVPPNHLTSFAPKVKKKSGKWNAMHVRIAWEIYHYQQKQQAEAKAGSVVNTKTELLRPPSHLYPGGPASGLGITAPPMAPPFPTNMPPAHPAPPPPHPVGFLSTPTSHLGTGMSPFGRYPSTFGTPNPNFPGLSSFPPAREMPPLSGLSSVHDPWRGLQRASTGFPPTTVSWGLKPEPPTIDRRAELEERERERERERERERERERERERERERVRREREREREEQRERERREREKEEKRKQQEAAERERERRDKERREMERREMERERLLHQNRQHVLVGRERSPLRNGSAPLDAGEVRVKEEPRSKDDEVVMLPRPSGPGPGGTSGTTGPGSNPLSDPRYHHPHPHAYLTRHPHSMPAPHSMPRSMLPGLGAHPMQHFPPPSAPTGQPGGPWPADPFRDYRYDPLQQLRYNPLMAAAAFRAEEEERAKLYAGYPPAPVNTLRGKDPSPGPLSNLHIHHRAGPGPGVPARQLEPALMHADIHKKEDASQSR from the exons ATGGAGATCGAGGCGAAGCAGAGGAATCAAAGGAATCGGAGACGAGAACGAGCCCTGCGTATGCTGGCGCAAAGGGAAAACCTCGTTAATGCcaagcagcaacaacaacaacaacaacagcagcagcaacaacaacaacagcagcagcagcaacaatcAAATCAACAGCAGAATCAACAACAACACAGccaccaacaacaacaacaacaacaacaacaactgcAACAACAACAGAATCAACAAAGTCAACAGCAAACGATTAGACAGAGACCACCCAACGACGAGGAAGATAGTCATAGTGGCGAGGACGAGGATAATCATCCAGccggtggcggtggtggtggtggtggtggtggtggaggaggtggaggtggtgttggtggtgttggtggtgttggtggtgtCGGTGGTGGTGTCGGTGGTGTTGTTGGTGGTGCTAGTGCCGGTACTGGTACTGGTGGTCCACTTGGATTATCTGGACTTGGTGGACTATCCAGGAACGCGCATTCTCGCGACGGTGGACACTCGAGGCCACCGAGGCCACCTCGACCTCCCAGACCTAGGAAGAAGTCTTCCCTAGCCGCTGCCGCAGCCGCCGCGGCAGCGGCCACCAATAATCAGAAGGAACCTCCCTTCGAGGAAGACATCATCGACGGATTCGCCATCCTCGCCTTCCGCACCTACGAGGAACTCGAG agtGCAATAAAGCTAGCTggtaaaaataatgtaaagaaGTTGCATACGTTGCTGTCAATAGTGGATGAAAAACCAAAGCTGGATACTGGACAAAATAATAGGCACAACGAGCACCATATCAAAAATCATTTCAAGCACAACCACTATACACATAATTCCATATTGACACCATCGACGCTCAATCAG gGTCTAGATGCAGGTACAAGCGACGATAGTGGTAGAGCGTCTGAACAATTGCATGGCCCTGGTATACCTAGGGATTGCCAGGACGCAGACAGTTCCAGGGACCATCTCAGcgat gcTAGCAGTCATTGCAGTTCGGGTAAAGGTTATATC tGTGATAGTGAAGGAGAAGACGATAAG ggCTCGGATGCAGAGTCGATACTCTTTGAATCTTCTACCCCACCACCCCTTGCACGTAAAT acGAGCTGCCATCTTCTTCGCCGCACGTGTTGCCTCCAGCGAACGGAGCAGGCGGATCTCCTCCGGACACGGGTGGACAAATTTCCAATCCTGCAACGGATGCACCGGCGCCTATACCACCTCCAGTGCCAGCATCTGCACCAGTTCCAACCGCACCGAGCCCTCCTAGCCCAACATTACCCCCACACATATCCCAACCACCG ATGACTAGTCCATTGGCAGCCAATCCTCGTGCAATAGCTCCGCAACAACGACCAGCTTCGCCTGCTCTGCCGCCGCCTTCCTTATCCCAGCAACCTCATACTACGATACCTGCATTGCATCCACCTAATGTGCCCCTCGTTTCATCGAGCCATACTACTAGTCCGGCGGTAGCTAATTTAGGTGTTGCTCCAGCGGCACCATCAAACGGTGCTGCTACTACGAGCTATCCACCACCAATACCCATGGCCGCCTATCCTCAAACACAACCGTCGTATCCACCGCTTTATACGCCGTACACAGCTCTAAATCATAGTCCGTATCTCCCACCTGCGGTACCATCTCCTTCCCATTCCGCTTCTTCGCGTACAGATGTG AGAGGAAGTAGAGCCTCCCCTTGTACTAACATAAGTAAGCAGACTATAGGTAATAACATCACGAGTCATAATAATACTCCTCTTAGTGCGGCTACTACAACATGCGTGTCCACCATAACTAATACAGTTACCACGGCGAATACCATTGCTCACAGAGATATGGTGGCCTGTAGTTTGTctggaagaaataataataataattctccgCGTGGACATAGTCCTAGTCGAGAAAGAGACAGTTACAG CAACGTGAGTAGCCTAAGTAGAGGCAGCATCACACCTGTAAGTGTGCCAAACACGTCCTCACCAGCTAATTCTAGTCTACCTGCTTACACCAAACCACAGGGATGGATTGG TAGCAGCACAACCTCGCAGCTCTCTCCAGCAACAGCAACGTCAGTACCAAGGCCAACTCCTCCACCTGTACCACCACTCGGAATTCATACATTTCCACCGCCGATGTTTGCAGCTCCTTTACCACCACCTGTTTCTAGTTCCAGTCCTCATACTTCGCTCCCTTCACTTCCTCCACCTACGACCAATCCCAATCCGTTCTCAGCAGAATCACTTTTTCAAACAA GGGTGACTCACGTTGCAGGTCAGGCAGACCTGTTAAGAAGAGAGCTCGACAATAGATTTTTGGCATCTCAGGATAGAAATGTCAGTGTTGGAGTTGGAAATTTGGGTCCACCGCCTTATCTTAGAACGGAAATGCATCATCATCAGCATCAGCATACGCACGTGCATCAGCATACAACGCCTTTACTTCCACCGGCAGCGGCCACGACGTTATTTCCACCTCCTATC TTCAAAGATATACCAAAACTTGGCGGAGTGGAGTCTCCCTTTTTTCGAGGTAATTTAAACTTGTCTGGATATTCCGGATTCAACACGGGAATACTTCATCCTGGGATTGGTCCTCCTTCGACACCTTTTGTACCTCCCAATCATTTAACATCATTTGCACCAAAGGTAAAAAAG AAGAGCGGAAAATGGAATGCAATGCATGTACGCATCGCATGGGAAATTTATCATTACCAACAAAAGCAACAAGCCGAAGCAAAAGCTGGAAGTGTTGTTAACACGAAAACTGAATTGCTAAGACCCCCAAGCCATCTTTATCCAGGAGGACCCGCAAGTGGTTTGGGAATAACAGCTCCTCCTATGGCACCTCCATTCCCAACTAATATGCCACCTGCTCATCCtgcaccacctccacctcaTCCCGTTGGCTTCCTATCCACGCCAACTTCTCATTTAG GAACTGGAATGTCACCATTTGGAAGATATCCTTCGACGTTTGGAACACCAAATCCAAACTTTCCAGGTCTATCAAGTTTTCCCCCGGCGAGAGAAATGCCACCATTAAGTGGCTTGAGTTCTGTACATGATCCATGGAGAGG ATTGCAACGCGCATCCACTGGTTTTCCACCTACCACTGTGTCATGGGGGTTGAAACCAGAGCCACCAACGATCGACAGACGAGCTGAACTCGAAGAACGTGAACGTGAACGCGAACGTGAACGAGAACGTGAGAGAGAACGTGAACGTGAACGTGAACGTGAACGTGAACGCGTTCGAcgtgagagagaacgagaaagggaggaacaacgtgaaagagaaagacgtgaacgcgaaaaggaagagaagaggaagcagcAGGAAGCTGCAgaacgtgaaagagaaagacgagatAAGGAGCGTCGTGAAATGGAGAGGCgtgagatggaaagagaaagattgcTTCATCAAAATCGACAACACGTGCTTGTAGGAAGAGAACGTTCGCCGTTGAGAAACGGTTCGGCGCCGTTAGACGCCGGAGAGGTTCGTGTTAAGGAAGAACCACGTAGCAAAGACGACGAAGTAGTTATGCTTCCAAGGCCATCAGGTCCTGGTCCAGGTGGTACATCGGGTACAACAGGCCCTGGATCAAATCCATTATCTGATCCAAGATACCATCACCCACATCCACACGCTTATCTAACGAGGCATCCGCACAGTATGCCCGCACCACATTCTATGCCACGAAGTATGCTTCCAGGCTTAGGTGCTCATCCGATGCAACATTTTCCACCACCGTCTGCGCCTACAGGTCAACCAGGTGGTCCTTGGCCGGCGGATCCCTTTAGGGATTACAGATACGATCCTCTTCAACAATTACGTTATAATCCTCTAATGGCTGCTGCTGCCTTTAGagcggaagaagaagaacgggCAAAACTTTACGCAGGATATCCACCGGCTCCAGTAAATACACTTAGAGGCAAAGATCCTAGTCCTGGACCATTAAGCAATTTACATATACACCATAGAGCCGGTCCTGGTCCAGGTGTACCGGCGAGACAACTTGAGCCTGCATTAATGCACGCAGATATTCACAAAAAAGAGGACGCATCGCAATCCCGATGA